ACCGCATTCACTAACTGTAACGAGCGACGTGTGGTAACAGTGATCGTCAGGGCCCGGCGGACCTTCAACCCCGTGATCTGGTCCTTCCATAACTTTGATTTGGAAGTCTGTTTTTGAATCACTTGTCAAGCTGCTGAGACTCCCAGTTAATACATGATCAATCAATACATGATCAATCACGGAGGCAGCAGCTCCGCCCAGATACAGTTGAGGCCATATGTGAAAAACTACAAAGTTCAaactaaatgtttgtgtgtgttgttgtgttaatgAGGTCGCCGCTGTATTTCCTCTGATTTCCGGATGTTTCTGGATGTATCATAAGATTCTCCTGCGGCCCAAGAAGCATTTCGGTTAAACTGCTGACGGGACGCCTCAAAGTGCAAACAAGGTCAATCATGACTCtttctgttgtgtatttttgatCCATGGAGGTTTTATGTTTGTAAAACTTTCATCGAGCCGAGGAAAGATTTTAAAATCCATGACGTCATCACTCTgtgtttgggagggggggggggggggggtgcataaCCCGGAAAGTAGAAACTTCTTTTGGCGTATCAGGTCCAGGTTCCAGGTCCAGGTCCCAGGTCTTGTGATACATCTGGAAACGCAGTAGCTTCGATAGAGACCCAGGTGTGTTCTTCACGGACCCAACAAGTCCAGATGTCCACATCCACCTGTCTGAACAGACTCTGTGCTGTTCCCTTTGTTTAGCTGTTTAACATCTAATGAAGTTAACCGTCTTTAACTGAGTGTCGCGGTGATTTTATCCAAACGCTGAAAGCTTCAGTCAACCAGGAGGAGGAACTGCACCCTGCAGTCCGGTGACACACAGCAGGTCGGTACACTGCTTATTCTCAGTGTGGAATGTAACTGAGTACACACTCAAGTACTGGAGTTAAGAACACatgtgaggtacttgtacttgattTCCATTTTGAGcgactttatacttctgctccactaaATCTATGAGGCAAATATTGTGCTTTCTACTGCTCTACATTTGGTATTAGTTACCTACATATTGATCAAGTTCAgttaataaacatttattttgtaatattttagaCGTGTTCTGTCTAGAATCACATCGACTGTATATATGTGATGTGAATTACTGAGAAATGAAGACCTCATTAGCTCCAAGAAATGGCCAAGTTCATTCGAACTTactcagagacagaaacaatgatGGAGGTTTGAGGAGATTAGATTCGAGGGTGGAGTTTGGCTTAAAATATATGTCTGTGTACAACTGATGGTGTTCAGTTGCTCCCTGGGACCAGCTTCTGTTTCAATCTTCAGCAAATCTATAAAATACCAGACTCAGAAGGTGCAGTTGTGTTTACTACGGATCGTGTGGTGaagatgtgttttatgttgtttcagattgtggcttttattttgggttGCAAGTgaacactgaatgaatgaatgtacagcacaaaatataaaaacacaggtaAAGGTATTCAGTGTACTATACAATACAGTGTATTCAGAACATGTGTAACTGTAAACCTCAtggatttgtttgatttgaaggATTTCCAGtggaaaaaaagctgcattttgaGTACACAAGTAAAACTTCCATCACATATAAGTTCTCATTCTTTGCAGTGAGCAGGTGTAGGGCAACCCCTCAACATAgtaaattatttctttatttcttttttgatgATTTTTCATGCCTTTTGATTAATTGACATTGATTGACTTTTATGTCTTCAGCTGAGAAGTTCATCTGAACGCAGGActggtgtgtttacatgtgcacatTTCTGCTCTGACAAAATGCTAAACGCATGATATGTAGTTgtagtttgttttggtttgaatgGCTTCCATATAGTTCTACAGAATGTGCAGCGTGTCTCCCCACGCTTTAAGGAAGTAATGATCCAGCAGCTGTTGGCGAATAAAGAAGGGGTTCCCCCGCCAGAGCCGCCAcacactgaagaggaaaaggCGGAACTGCTTTTGGTCTCGAATGGATCTCTCATTAAGTGTAAAACATCAACAGTTGATTTTTAAACGGctcatactgtatttgtgttattttggtcAAAAGACCTCGTGCATAACACCTTTCCCCAGTCAGATTCTGGGACTGGCTCAGGTTTTTATCTCTGTTGAAGAATAAAACTCTATTACATTCAAACTCTGATCGTCTACAGTGAATTCTTTGAACCTGTTTGAGACTCCAAGAGCTTCTCAATCCTACAGAAGACTAAGTGTTGGTGAAGAGGTCCAGACCTGGACTTCTGATCTTTAGCAGTTCGAGTGATTGAATTATAGACCAATCAGAAACATCACAATCTATCAGGAGGAGCATATATTGCCATAAAAGTAAATAGTTCAGAAATACCAGAGTCTGAAGACCTTGTGGTGTTTTGTTATTATGCATCGTGTGGCAGAGGGTCTGAACCCATCTGGCCCTGGTGAAGGTTTCCTCCCACACTACCAGATactttttgtctgtaaaatagtataaacttctttttttttcatcaaaaatgaaaagtgagagtgaaaagCTCCAAGGAAGCAGCATGATAGCTCTCCAGTCCATTAGCTCAGGATGATAGATTGCTGCTAGGAAGTTTGGAGGTTGTGGGTTCAATCCTCAAATgaatcattacattttgaaagcTGGGGACCAAAAGGAAAGAGTGTCAACCTCTGAGAAACATGCTTCAACTGCTTGGTCTAGCAGCTCAGGGTGATAGTGGACTGCTTGTAGGGTTTAAGGTTGAAGGTTTGCTCTCTATTTAGGCTCCATGTAATGTTTTGAAGTCCAACAGCCAAAGAGAAGAGTTAAAAGCACAAAGGAGATGTGAAGGAGATTTGGTAGTGTGGTGGTTTTGTTTGCGGCCGTCAGTGGTCTGGTTTAAGTCTTGTATTTTGCTACTGCCTGGAGCATCAGAGACAGTCCTaaagtagcagtagcagtaaaaCCATGACCAAGTTCTCAGAGTCTGGAGTTTTGGAGATTTACTGAGCAATTCAGTAAGTTGAGCATCTGAACTGGTTACACAAGATTAgatgcagttttaaatgtttaaaaataaaaatgtaagatGACAAATAGTTTCCTACTACTACTGCTGATCACATGCAGCccttattttgtattatattatatccaGATAGATAAATGTAGAATATCAACCTCATCtttaaattcattttgtccatatTTTGCTCGCCTGCTGCGTATGTGCCTCAAACTCATTTACATGAGGAAGAGTTGTGGAAAGATTTTCGGATAAATCTTTATTGGTTGTAGCCAAGATGTGTGGGacttaaatgtctgttttatatatCGTTcataaaatctgtttatttctactctcattgttattattattatatttaatctAGTTTTCAATATTTGACTATTTCTGTTTTCTATAAATATGATGAATCCACAgagcattgtgaaggtgtcactttaggctctgggtcattgtgatgGCATTGCTCACTATTAGTACATATTGGTCTAATAATAAGTGTGACTCCTGTCATATCAGTGTAATGTAGTGTTGTAGTGACTCAgtgtgaccactggagggcagtaaTGATGTCAGTGTGGATATATTATTGTCAGTGTTGTAGTGACTCAgtgtgaccactggagggcagtaaTGATGTCAGTGTGAATATATTATTGTCAGTGTTGTAGTGACTCAgtgtgaccactggagggcagtaaTGATGTCAGTGTGGATATCTTATTGTCAGTGTTGTAGTTTCTGACcgtgaccactggagggcagtaaTGATGTCAGTGTGAATATATTATTGTCAGTGTTGTAGTTTCTGACcgtgaccactggagggcagtgatTGTGATCGAGTTTCTCTGTGAATCCAGTTCCATCTAAATGAATATGCAGCATGAACATTTGTATTGAAGACATTCATTAATTAGTCATTAATACAAgtataataacaatattcaagtctttttatcctttaaaaacacttcatatCATCTGTGTTAATGAAACTGACACCATGCAGTTCATATTatcaccagcagagggcgccaCATCATTATCAGTGAAGAGTGATGGTTACAATACATCTGTACTACTACTTTAACTGAAGCTGGTAATACTGCTGTACTTTTACCAATTAAAGGCAGCTGAATCcgctgttagcagctcctgtcagcAGTGTACTCATGGATTTACAGACAACTAccactggatcactgtgatactgaaggaaacttaaaaacgtgaTAATTTTCATTCTGTGATTTCCATGTAGATTCATGGACATTATCAGAGATAATGAAGTGTAAATCATACAGAATCTAAaagtgttgttgtgtgttgcatgtctgtgtgttcagatgtgaCTGAGTTATGATACCATTGTACACTTtggatacttttacttaactaaaCATTAATCTGGATACTTTGTGAAAACCCTGGAGTCAGTTCACTGCTGCCGAATGAAAAGTTATTCCACACATGACAGAAACCTGTTTCTGAATTCCCAAACTCTTTTCCCGACCTGAAAGagattaaatgtgttttctgtacttCCCCTGTAAGGAGGTCAAACTGCTCTGGTTTCAGTCTCTGAGGCACAGTGAGGGTTTCAACAATGTTTTCTACAGTCGGgacaaaagggaaaagaaaaagggatcAAATTTCAGCAGGAAAGCAGCGATCAGCCGCCTGAACAGACCCACTTTAACACTCGTACTCCTTTTTAATAAACCACTGTGGTAATTTACCAgattaaatatttgtaatgATTTTTCTCTTCCAAAATACGGGTTTACTGCAGCCAagggctttttaaaaacattttattctgaaaaactGTACAAGTACAAGCCGTGTAGCatcaaaaaaacagaaaacattgatTAAAAGATGATTTTAAAATTCTCATAAATACATAAGTTCATCAAGTTCATTCAGAGTATATTTACAAAATAGCTATAAATGAGGCAGTTTTGCAGAAGAAGCGCGATTCTAAACTGTAAAATcatgaagacaaaaacattcctgataaaacagatggaaatatatagacaggaaatgaagcaTACACATTATTTTGTGGCAACGCTTTATCTTACGGGTCTGTGATCACTTCCTaaaaattatgtaaaaatattcGTGACAGGAAAGATGTAATTTGGTTGGAAGTgtgaaggaagaaaaggaatTTCCTTGAACTGCTGCAtttaaacccacacacacacaaaatcactgGGTCAAAATTATTATAAACCGGATTACTGGAtaaatactggatttttgaggctgatactGATAACacactgttgtttgtgttttatatattattgatatttgagagttcaAAAGAATACAAGAATATAATATGTTTGCCAATcaatttttaaaacattaacacagaATATCATTTTTAGGGTTGTAAACCAGAAGTATAATGTTGCTATGGATtcagtgagttagctgtgggctacatTTTTATCGGCTCCATTAAAagtagctgaatcagctgttagcggctcctgtctgcagcgtcctcatggatgAACAGACAACTGATCGCTGTGAGACTGAAGGAAactctcaggcaggttctgcagttaGGAGCGACTTTTTTCTATGATctctaagcagatttatggacgtttattcATGATGGACATCCTATATAATGATGTCAATGTGAAAGtggaagtcacactgaatctaaaaatgtgtttcatgtcagtgtgtttagaTTTGAGTTACGACTCTGAGAAGAAGTGcgatttttgtgttttaaagtacattaattgcctccatgagccaaactacaataactaaccTCCTGTCACCTGCATGCACCTGTTCTTTTCACCTCACACTTTGCCTCATGTCTCTACCTCGGGTCCAGCTCTAAGTTTAACCCAGTTATGTCTCTATGTACACCTATATACACCTGAACTGGGTACATTTTCAACCCATTTCAACcaaacagattaattgataatgaaattaGTACATTGTTTTGTTCCAGGAAACTTCCAGTGCAACTACAGACCCGTAACATAAAATGTTACCCGAATCCTCAGAGGCTCATAATCATGTTTCAGTTAGTGTACAAGTATGAAAAATTAAAGAGCTACAAGTGGAAAATTCATTTGGGGCAGAATCAAACACACTGTGACTGCAgctggaagaaataaaaaaatgtaagtgGCACAGCGTGGTCCTCAAGTGTTCTTGACTGagttcttctctctctgaggaTTTGAAAAGCGGATTCAGAGCAGCCACATGCCAGATTTCCGGCCGTCCTCACTGTGAACAAAAGGTTCAGTCAGAGGCTGGTTGAGCACAAAACAACTGTCTGTTTTTACTTCCAAGAGTCAAATGTCCTCCGTATGTCCGAGTAAATActacccccctcctccagctctaCACCGTCGTCTCTCCCTGGTTGTTGGTACTCAGTCTCTTATAAAACCTGCGCCACGACTGCAGCGTCTTCCCAGACCAGATCCAGAAGCCGGACGTGATCCCCACGATCATGGTCATCAGGTACTTGATCATGAACACGGTGAAGTCTGGAGTCAATGGCGCGAAGTTTCCGGCCGGACAAGGCACGGCAAAGCGCTTGCACGTCTGCATGTGCCACGTCCTCTCCCACTGCGGCCGGAAAGCCTGCTCGTAGAAGTAGCAGGCGATGACGATGGTGGCGGGCACCGTGTACAGCACACTGAACACGCCTATCCGCACCATCAGCTTCTCCAGCTTCTCCGTCTTGGTGCCGTCGTGCTTCATGATGGTGCGGATGCGGAAGAGCGACACGAAGCCTGCCAACAGGAAGGAAGTGCCGATGAAGAGGTAGACAAACAGCGGCGCCAGGACAAAGCCCCGCAGGGCGTCTACGTTGTAGATCCCCACGTAGCAGACACCGGTGAGCAGGTCGCCGTCCACCTGCCCCATAGCTAGGATGGTGATGGTTTTAACCGCTGGCACCGCCCAGGCTGCTAGGTGGAAGTACTGCGAGTTGGCCTCAATGGCCTCATGGCCCCATTTCATCCCAGCTGACAGGAACCAGGTGAGGGACAAGATCACCCACCAGATGGAGCTGGCCATGCCAAAGAAATAGAGGATCATGAAGAGAATAGTGCAGCCCTCTTTTTTGGTGCCCTGGGCCACCATCTTGTAGCCTTCCACATTGAACTTATCAATACACACTACTTTGTCTTCCAACAGGAAGCCTGCGGCATAGGCCACCGCCACCATGAAGTAGCAGCCGGACAGGAAGATGATCGGTCTCTCTGGGTATCGAAACCGCCTCATGTCCACCAGATACGTGAGCACGGTGAAGAGGGTGCTCACACAACACAGAACAGACCAGATACCGACCCAGAGCCTGCCAAACTTTAACTCCTCCTCGCGGAAATACATCAGTCCATTGGGCTTCGAGACCTCACAGGGGGCACCGCAGTCCTTCGCCCCAAGGAAGTGGTAGTTGAGGTAGGTGGGCACCTGGAGCTGCAGGGGGCAGGAGAAGGGCTGGTTGGTCCGGATGTATGGTGGCAGGGTCACCAGCTCGGGGAGGATGGGGGTCGGGTCGGACGTGGGGCCATCTTTGTCTGTCGTGTTCTGACCCACGCAGATCTCTCCTGCGCCATGGACCGGGAAGTTCTCACAGCGCAGCCTCTCCGGCCACTGGAAGCCAAATTTATTCATGAGTGCCTCGCAGCCCTGCCGTGCACGTTCACACAACGACCTGCAGGGTGGTATGGCCTGCTCCAGAACAGTGCACACCGGCGCGTACATGGAGCACAAGAAGAACTTCAGGTCCACGGAGCACTGGACTTTAACCAGCGGGTAAAACTGGTGGACCTCCAGCCCGGCATCCTCTTGGTTGGTGTGCCCCAACAGGTTGGGCATGATGGTCTGGTTGTAGGCGATGTCTGTGCAGAGGGGGATGGAGATGGGCTGGCAGAAGCCATGCTCCGGTATGGAAATCCCCTTCTCATACTGACTGGCTGACGGTTGGAAGAGGAGCACAATGACCAGAGCGCAGCCCATTATCCAAACCCACCGCCAGCTTCTCACTACCGCCATGATAGACGATAAACCCCcgagagcaaagaaaaaaagtcgTACAAAAGTAGAGGCTTTCCAAAAAAACTCCAAGTGTTCACCAGCGACAGGGAAGAATGTAAAACAACTAAagtcctgctgctgtattttattgtgtaaGGAGCTCTTTACAGCTGCATTCCTTATTCCACAGAAATTTCCTCAACTCTCCAAGAAGATGGTGGAAAACGGGGTTTATTCATAGTCCAACCCGCTCTTAGTCCGGAGCCAGTGGATTAAATCATTTCTACttcacagagaaacatttaaaaagcaacagTTGTCAACGTCCTTTGACTTCAGGCACGTAAAGACCGAGAGACACAAAGTCATCTCTTCCAAGTGTCCAAAGGAGTCCGGTTCTCCCCAAAAACTCCACAGACTTTCTCCTCCGTCAAAGAGTCCAAAGACGCGCGATGAAAAGTTCCATTTGCTCCTAAAAGGCTTCAGTTGGTGAAGCGTCTCTCTGCGCTGCGTGGCGCTGCGTGGCGCTCTGGTCCCTGTGATCTCTGATCCCTCAGCGGGGTCTGCAGGACTGAGGAGCCTTATCTCACTGACTGCACACACTCTGCCCGGGACGGTTTCCAGGCACCCGCCCCCCCCGCTATTCACCGCCTTCTCCCTCGCAGGAGGGGGCGCCTTGAAACTCGGCtcgctgcctctctcctccaaTCGAACGCTTTGTTTTCTCGCTCGTGTCGCCGCTGATTGGTCGATGGACGTTAAAGGGGCGGGGCGTTGGAGTTGGGCCACAGCGACAGGAGCTCACAGTAGATGTCTTTAATATTCCTGTTGTACACTTTATATTCATTTACTTTACTAAAACTACAAATACCAAAAAGTCCTGCACTCAAAGTGATACTcagaagtacagaagtattataaacacaatgtactgaaagtattattacacattatgtactgtatcaagtgcttaagtacaattttgaggtacttgtactactttacttaagttttaagctccactacatttcagagggaaatattgcactttttttaCTACTTTACTGTAATTTCTAATTACaatgagtaaaataaaatattctaatAAAGGCCAACTAATTTAATTATTAGAGCACTTAAAGAAGTTtagctttaaatgtttttggcctcaaatgaaaccaaatgacagaaaaaatcTAAAGAAAAGTATATGAATAAATTATGGGttattctttatcttttttcttaTTATCTTGATGCTAAATATAGTTAGCAGTTATCAAACAAGCTAGCAGCACTACCAGtgttgattttctgtctttttatggGAATATGATTTAATGTCTTGATGATTGTACAAACTAACAGAGAAAAATGAGTTATCAAGTCATCAAGTAAGATGGACAGCATTCAGCAACATGAGAACATGAAGTTAATAACACTCAGGAGCGACGTACACAACAATACCTGGGACattcatatatactgtatatacaaaaGATATAAACTTTGACTTAAGTAAAGGCTCTGAATACAGCCGTCTCTGTCCTCTCAAACCTCCCACCTAAACTCACTCGGCctaatgtaaacacacacacacacactctctaacaGCTGAGGAGTTTCAGCTCTGTTTACAGGGCGGACATGTTGGATCCCTGACAGTCTCCACATACCTCTGCAGTGACTGCAGGCCTGGCCTACATTCTGCACCACACAGATAGAAATATGACCATTATAGCTTCatcactgcagctcagaggtCACAGGGACAAACACGACTTCATTAAAACACCAAAAGCTCTCCTTTTCCAGCTttgaggattttcttttcttctagACATGTAGGAGAAGATGAGGGAAGATTTCACCCACATGTCACCGGTCTGACATTAAGTCAAAGAGTCTGCCATGAGGAGATGACCGGCTGATCCCATGGTGGTCTTTTTGCGTCTCCTGCGGTCTGGGTCTCCTATGTAGGAGGGCTGGGGGTCTTTCACGTGTTTATAACTTGTCCATTGTCTCCCACAGAGCTCCGTTCTGACCAGGTTccttctctgctctttttttcccctcttcatcCTCCGCCTCCTCTTCATCGAGGCCATGTATTTATAGCACATGTATGTGGAGAGTGCCTGCTGCAGAGAATCAGGCCACATGACTGGAGAGGTGTTATCTCGGTGTGTTATATACTCTCTGGACGAGTCTACCTGAGTCATGAATCAAACGTGACTCATGCTGCTGTTtgacatgcagcagcagcagcagcagcagcagcagcagcagcccccccTCTGTACATCCTCCCTCTGAAATCAGCCTCGTTCATCCTTGAGTCCCACCTCAGCGAGATGCTCTTTTCCACACGTTCCTTCAGACTGGACAGTTTTCAGTTGctcagagcagctgaaggaaaCACAAGCTGCCGACTAACAGCCCAGAGGAATCAGGTTTACCTCGCCATGGCCTCAACCAAACGTGAAGGAGTTTCAGGAACCCGTGCAGTCTTCTGGTGTCTGATAAACCTTCAGACTCATGGACCTGTGGCCTGACCTGGactccatgttgttgttttaacgcaggcctgttttcagtgtgaacGCCGGCTAACAGCAGCAGAGTGTCAGAGTTGACACTGCTGTGGTAACCACATCTGCTCCCCTCTGTCACCCAGCACACAGGGGGGAGGACGGGGGGAGGTTTACTCTGAGAATCACTCcgtttttgtttctttggcCTCTGTTTACCCAGAGGAGGAGACCTGCAGAGTCCGAGTGGTCCCCaaccttttttaaaacacagcGATGTCGACTTTTGACCCGTCGTCATGGGTTACATGCAGTCTGAGTTTGGACTCTGGTCTCTGACAGAAGTTACAGACCGCGGAGATACTGGACTACATGATATTTGGTGTCTTTGGTGAACAGATGTGAATTTCTGAAACTGAAAtccaaaagtgaaacaaaactgCACAAACTTCACAAACATACGTGTTTAATAATGAAGTTATCCAGTTGATCATCACACTAgtgaagaaaagcaacaaactaAAAACTCATCTTTCTGTCCTTCTAACGCTGTCGCTGGGTGAGTCGGGttcctcccccctctgcctcATCTCCATAtgaagatgggggggggggctcgggCTCTGATCTATTTTTAAAACCCTCctgacatgaagaagaagaagaagaagaagaagaagagggcatgtgtttctttttaaataacagAGTTGGATTGATCAATAACTGAAGCCTGACAAAGTCGTCGATACATGATTCATTCATCGCTCGCTGGGTTTTTAATATTGATCTTTTTCTGGAGACAGAGCAGGAGCTTTCTGATTGGTCGACTACAGATTTAATGCATCTTCAGATTCCTCCatgttcacattttacattttaacatgtgGACgacaacagagacacaaagcgACACGCTTGTAGTGGTTTTGGGTATGGGTGGGCGAGCCTTTACATGTCTCCCAAATCTGCCCCCCTTCTTTGAGTCTGTGGCCCAGTTTGCCCCCCGAGTCCAAGAAATCTTGAGACCAGAGTCGAGGCCGATCTGAAGGCAGGAAAAAGTCTCAAGATAAACTTTCTGTTCCTGATGAActtgttttttatcttttctctccatcagctGTTGGCGGTCGACTCTAAATCCACACAGATTATAAATCTGATCCAGGACCAGATCCACCACACCCCGAGGAGGTCAGAGGAAGGTCAGGGGTTGTTATTTTCATAAGCATTGCATCTTATTCCACACAGTCAGCACAGTTTATGATTTTAgggctgaaaacagaaaacaaactttgagCTCTGAAGATGTGAAACTCAAAACATTAAAGAGGTTTAATAGAAACCAGATTCACTGTTTTCATGTGCTTTTCTCACAGACAGTGAATTTGGTTTCCAAATCAATTTCACCCATTtgtcaaattacttttttgattgtcaaaaataaaaaatgagagacgaaacatcaaaataaaaaagtcagacagaaaagaaatgcGTCCAAACGTTGAGATAAACGACAAAAAGCAATGAATGTGTGACAAGAAAGACGCTTCaagctgaaacaaaacattttcctgtttttgatTTGGAGATGAAAACCAAACAGATCAGAGACGTTCTGTGCAGCGTTCCTGCGAGTCTCACTCTGACAGCTTTTCCACAGACTGAATCTCTCcgttatttatttgacagacgAGTTTCCGTCGTTCCTCAGAGCTGCGAGAAGAGAAGTGAAGTGAACGCTGTGTAAACACACCGCAGCCTTAACCAAAACACAAATCtactcttcttctgctgtttaccTCTCAGGGGTTTCTCTGCCTATATGTTTCACTTATATGAACATAAAcagtagggggtggggggtgcttACATGAACTGTTTCCAGCCTGtttcagcagctctgtgctgaATTATGGACGTATCAATAAAGCTCATTTGAATGTGAATTTCTCTCTCGACAGAAAGATAAAAGGACGGAGATTCATAGTCTGACTcatgtttctttcattctctcacaACATACAGAGAATATTTTAACATCGAATCTCTTTCCAACATTCagaatcaaaaaaacaaatcaatcaatatttaaatgttgtcattttctgtttattttggtcgatttttcttcagtttctgcTGCAGTCATGTGTTCagctcccctcccccctccgaCTTCATCTTTTCATCTCCTCTTACATTCCTGAGAAAGTGGTGTTGAAGAAAAccagagacagaggtgagggGCTTCGTCTcccccatcctccctccctcctctctgggTAAAGtgagaggggaggtgggggggctgATACTGAGCCCAGATCATGTCAAAGCGGCCTGAGAGGTGGATGTTGGAGAGAGGGGGACGAACTCCccgaaaataacaaaaaataatcacatttgtAACAGTAATGCATCCATTACATTACcgtgtttagcttagcttagcatacaagGATACAAGgagaaactgctagcctagctccattAAACAAGATATCTACCAAAATGTATTACATAAATCCAGGCTAAAACCAGTCTAAATCATTTTACAATTCATAATTCATTTCCTAATAATCCTGAGCCCTATTGTGCTGCTGGTGGGACTGGCAGTCACAGCCTAtagccatgctaacatgctaaagaGCAAGTAAAAACCAACAGCAAGCTAACCAATCTTAGCTGACACATCATGTACAACTTGTCAAGAGCTGTTTCAATTCATTCCACCAATAATCCTCACACCTAAAACTGTTTAGCATAGCTTAGCccaaagactgaaagcaggtgGAAACTACTAGCCAGTGTAGCTACAAACCAGCTGACATAATCAacagtatgtatatgtgtttatgtcCAACATTATTTTAGCCGTTTGTAGCTAGCTTTTAGCTAACCAGTGTTATATATCAGGAAgtttaacttagcttagcataaagactgaggAGAAAACTAACTAACCAGGTTAACCACAAAAGTGCCTAATCAGTGTTACGTTA
This genomic window from Enoplosus armatus isolate fEnoArm2 chromosome 24, fEnoArm2.hap1, whole genome shotgun sequence contains:
- the LOC139306582 gene encoding frizzled-7-like → MAVVRSWRWVWIMGCALVIVLLFQPSASQYEKGISIPEHGFCQPISIPLCTDIAYNQTIMPNLLGHTNQEDAGLEVHQFYPLVKVQCSVDLKFFLCSMYAPVCTVLEQAIPPCRSLCERARQGCEALMNKFGFQWPERLRCENFPVHGAGEICVGQNTTDKDGPTSDPTPILPELVTLPPYIRTNQPFSCPLQLQVPTYLNYHFLGAKDCGAPCEVSKPNGLMYFREEELKFGRLWVGIWSVLCCVSTLFTVLTYLVDMRRFRYPERPIIFLSGCYFMVAVAYAAGFLLEDKVVCIDKFNVEGYKMVAQGTKKEGCTILFMILYFFGMASSIWWVILSLTWFLSAGMKWGHEAIEANSQYFHLAAWAVPAVKTITILAMGQVDGDLLTGVCYVGIYNVDALRGFVLAPLFVYLFIGTSFLLAGFVSLFRIRTIMKHDGTKTEKLEKLMVRIGVFSVLYTVPATIVIACYFYEQAFRPQWERTWHMQTCKRFAVPCPAGNFAPLTPDFTVFMIKYLMTMIVGITSGFWIWSGKTLQSWRRFYKRLSTNNQGETTV